In Leptodesmis sichuanensis A121, the following are encoded in one genomic region:
- a CDS encoding 2Fe-2S iron-sulfur cluster-binding protein, giving the protein MTLYTVRIRDRRTDTLYTCQVPDDRYILQSVENQGANLPFSCRNGACTACAVRVISGELDQPEAMGLSAELQHQGYALLCVSYARSDLEVETQDEDEVYELQFGRYFGKGKVRRGLPLDED; this is encoded by the coding sequence ATGACCCTTTACACTGTCCGCATCCGCGATCGTCGCACTGATACCCTGTACACCTGTCAGGTTCCGGACGATCGCTACATTCTCCAGTCTGTCGAAAATCAAGGAGCCAATCTTCCGTTTTCCTGTCGTAATGGAGCCTGTACTGCCTGTGCCGTGCGCGTGATTTCTGGAGAACTAGATCAACCAGAGGCAATGGGGCTGTCTGCCGAGCTGCAGCATCAGGGCTATGCATTGTTGTGTGTTAGCTATGCCCGTTCTGACCTGGAAGTGGAAACCCAGGATGAGGATGAAGTATACGAACTTCAATTCGGTCGGTATTTTGGTAAAGGAAAGGTACGACGAGGGCTGCCACTGGATGAAGATTAA
- a CDS encoding DMT family transporter — MGQMENRPVSNTSENGRTVESLLQIVTQDLRRLHEGLVTQLSEEVNQLQAEKAYLTEEVKQLKAQHQTLQTQRTAALSQQQIAQQQLWAKQLAMALANHLQSLMVQQMNQMAKANSIAGMGSGLPGSSQLQSDNAQRMLASLDATFSATFRSLQQELNSYHSALSQQLGRMHNLEQQGEAVLQALVSKLQEQLQAESFGSTTALQSPVSGSAYSYSTGEDEASLSETVLQPHARPGVSPPDLSSSPSLSAQAGQTHPVYSPQAPHSHPPQSASSPVISTPIPAPGVPQPLTRLFPKKETNFWAGFILVLFSTVALSIHNVVVRVIGKPSSILGLPEIGGFINITVLGNSLLILWLRMLVVLPLMVAVSMVLYPPVWRDLSQFLAARDRRPLLNVVGSGFFLFLSQVLIYIAIGQIGAGPAVTILFMYPLVTVPLAWILFGDRPTPLRWAVMAIISLGVVFTALPSIDVNKVTSGGEMGVTAAIAAGIAFALYLIFMQLGFKKLHPVPVSLIQFFTIFVLSSIILIFLGPNLGVLVQPEKRVGFIVSGIILGALTLIGYLANNFGVRFMGAALASIIASIGPVVTALLAWILINNPLQGVQILGIVMVTLGVGLLSVERMKLQMQAAKT; from the coding sequence ATGGGACAAATGGAGAATCGACCAGTTAGTAATACCAGTGAGAATGGGCGAACCGTTGAGAGCCTCCTGCAAATCGTAACCCAGGATCTCAGGCGGTTGCATGAGGGGTTAGTAACCCAGCTTTCTGAGGAAGTGAATCAACTACAGGCTGAAAAAGCTTACTTGACGGAAGAAGTAAAGCAATTGAAAGCTCAGCATCAGACTCTGCAAACGCAAAGAACAGCGGCTCTTTCCCAACAACAAATCGCCCAACAACAGTTATGGGCTAAGCAATTGGCAATGGCCTTGGCTAACCATCTGCAAAGTTTGATGGTGCAGCAAATGAATCAGATGGCAAAAGCCAACTCAATAGCAGGAATGGGATCTGGATTGCCCGGAAGCAGCCAGTTGCAGAGTGACAATGCCCAACGGATGCTGGCTTCCCTGGATGCGACATTTAGTGCCACCTTTAGAAGCTTGCAACAGGAACTCAATAGTTATCACAGTGCCTTATCGCAACAGCTAGGACGGATGCATAACCTGGAACAGCAGGGGGAGGCCGTTTTGCAAGCTCTTGTGAGTAAACTCCAGGAGCAGTTGCAGGCTGAAAGCTTTGGCTCAACAACGGCCTTACAATCTCCAGTCAGCGGTTCTGCCTATTCCTACTCTACAGGAGAGGACGAGGCTTCTCTCAGTGAGACTGTCCTGCAACCTCATGCAAGGCCGGGTGTCTCTCCACCCGATCTTTCCTCATCCCCCTCTTTATCAGCTCAGGCTGGGCAAACTCATCCTGTCTATTCTCCTCAAGCTCCTCATTCCCATCCTCCTCAATCGGCTTCCAGCCCGGTAATTTCCACCCCTATTCCCGCTCCAGGAGTGCCTCAACCCCTCACCCGTTTGTTTCCCAAAAAGGAAACAAACTTTTGGGCTGGCTTTATTTTGGTGTTGTTTTCTACCGTAGCGCTGTCGATTCACAATGTGGTGGTGCGGGTCATTGGTAAACCCAGTTCTATTCTGGGCCTGCCAGAAATTGGTGGGTTCATCAATATCACGGTGCTGGGCAATTCGCTGTTAATTCTGTGGTTGCGGATGCTGGTGGTGTTGCCGCTGATGGTAGCAGTCTCGATGGTGCTGTATCCTCCTGTCTGGCGAGATTTAAGCCAGTTTTTGGCTGCTCGCGATCGTCGTCCCTTGCTCAATGTTGTGGGTAGCGGCTTTTTCCTGTTTCTCTCCCAGGTGTTGATTTATATCGCCATTGGCCAAATTGGGGCTGGGCCTGCCGTCACTATTCTGTTTATGTATCCACTGGTTACGGTGCCCCTGGCCTGGATCTTGTTTGGCGATCGTCCCACTCCCCTACGATGGGCGGTGATGGCCATCATTTCTTTGGGAGTAGTCTTCACAGCGCTGCCCAGTATTGATGTGAACAAAGTCACCTCTGGGGGAGAAATGGGGGTAACTGCTGCGATCGCGGCAGGAATTGCCTTTGCCCTCTATCTCATTTTTATGCAGTTAGGCTTCAAGAAACTGCACCCCGTTCCCGTGAGCCTGATTCAGTTCTTTACCATCTTTGTTCTGTCCTCAATAATTCTCATTTTCCTGGGACCTAATTTGGGTGTATTGGTTCAGCCAGAGAAGCGAGTTGGCTTTATCGTGAGCGGCATTATTCTAGGTGCGCTTACCCTGATCGGCTATCTTGCCAACAACTTTGGAGTGCGGTTTATGGGAGCGGCTCTAGCCTCGATCATTGCCTCGATCGGGCCAGTGGTAACGGCTCTGCTGGCCTGGATTCTGATCAATAATCCGTTGCAGGGTGTGCAAATCCTTGGCATTGTCATGGTTACCCTGGGGGTTGGTCTGCTGAGCGTGGAGCGTATGAAATTACAAATGCAAGCAGCCAAAACTTAG
- a CDS encoding O-antigen ligase domain-containing protein, which produces MFGWIPLVLYLFTRYPPQKALVTGFVIAWLFLPVAEFKIPGIPGYNKMTAISYGILLATVIYDSPRLQTFKFHWVDIPMAVWLVCPFITSNVNGLGPYDGFSMMQSQIATWGLPYYLGRIYLNNLGGLRQLAIAIFMGGLAYVPLCWLESRIYTSLMGIIYGVSTGRDAAQSFRYGGYRPQLFMEHGLMLGVWMMTACLMGVALWKTGIIKRLWNQPMGVWMAILILTFIICRSTGAYVLFLVGVLALFLAWQFRTSIILWVLVLGIFYYLYLGVSGTFPNKQIVATMSQMFNADRVASVQFRFDNEEILGAKARQQMIFGWGGFGRSRVFNELGEDISVTDSLWIIVFGINGAVGLISVFSSLLLPVLSFCIRFPARLWSHPLFAPPAALAMGIAAYSLDCVLNAMVNPIFILASGGIAGIVAAKDKDLMKG; this is translated from the coding sequence ATGTTTGGTTGGATTCCGCTGGTGTTGTACCTGTTTACCCGGTATCCACCTCAAAAAGCATTGGTAACTGGATTTGTAATTGCGTGGCTGTTTCTGCCCGTCGCAGAATTTAAGATTCCCGGTATTCCTGGTTACAACAAAATGACCGCCATTTCCTACGGCATTCTGCTGGCTACGGTCATTTACGATTCACCACGGCTTCAGACCTTTAAATTTCACTGGGTCGATATTCCGATGGCCGTCTGGTTGGTCTGTCCATTCATCACTTCCAATGTGAACGGCCTTGGCCCTTACGATGGGTTTTCCATGATGCAGTCCCAAATTGCCACCTGGGGACTGCCTTACTATCTGGGCCGCATCTATTTAAACAACCTGGGCGGACTGCGCCAATTGGCGATCGCGATCTTCATGGGTGGCCTGGCGTATGTTCCCTTATGTTGGCTTGAAAGTCGGATTTACACCAGCCTCATGGGGATCATCTACGGAGTCTCGACGGGGCGAGATGCAGCACAATCATTTCGTTACGGAGGCTACCGTCCTCAATTGTTTATGGAACACGGCCTCATGTTAGGGGTCTGGATGATGACGGCTTGCTTGATGGGGGTGGCACTGTGGAAAACCGGAATTATCAAAAGATTGTGGAACCAGCCGATGGGGGTCTGGATGGCAATCTTGATCCTCACCTTCATCATTTGTCGCTCCACAGGGGCTTATGTCCTATTTCTAGTAGGAGTATTAGCGCTCTTTCTGGCTTGGCAGTTTCGTACCAGCATCATTCTTTGGGTTTTGGTTCTAGGAATTTTCTACTATCTCTATCTGGGAGTTTCGGGAACTTTTCCGAATAAGCAGATTGTGGCTACCATGTCTCAAATGTTTAACGCCGATCGGGTCGCATCGGTTCAGTTTCGCTTTGATAACGAAGAAATTTTAGGTGCTAAAGCCCGCCAGCAAATGATTTTTGGTTGGGGAGGATTTGGTCGCAGTCGTGTGTTTAACGAGCTTGGGGAAGATATTTCGGTAACCGATAGCTTGTGGATTATTGTATTTGGTATCAATGGAGCCGTTGGACTGATCAGTGTATTTTCGTCTCTGTTGCTGCCGGTACTGTCCTTCTGTATCCGATTTCCAGCTCGCTTGTGGTCACATCCCTTATTTGCGCCACCCGCCGCTCTAGCAATGGGAATTGCCGCTTATTCTTTGGACTGCGTGCTCAATGCCATGGTCAACCCGATCTTTATCCTGGCCAGTGGGGGCATCGCTGGGATAGTGGCGGCCAAGGATAAGGATCTGATGAAAGGCTAG
- a CDS encoding DASH family cryptochrome, with translation MATTTRILLWFRNDLRLHDHQPLHQALTGQATSAVEIIPLYCFDPRQFGQTSFGFPKTGAFRAKFLLDSVADLRRSLQARGSDLLIRQGHPETVIPQLVKDLMISAVHYHREVTAEELAVEKDLEVALTELGVPLRGFWGHTLYHPDDLPFTIQELPELFTTFRKQVEREATVKPIFPEPDSLPRLPACDRGSLPALTDLGLEPPQIDHRAVLSFRGGETAALERLAHYFWQQDHLKLYKETRNGMLGADYSSKFSPWLALGCLSPRFIYEQVQTYEATRIKNDSTYWLIFELLWRDYFRFICAKHGNRIFRTSGLQGIPIPWKEDWPLFDRWRQGLTGFPLVDANMRELAATGFMSNRGRQNVASFLTKNLGINWQMGAEWFESLLIDYDVCSNWGNWNYTAGVGNDARGFRFFNILKQSKDYDLDGQYVKHWLPELAHVPASKVHEPWKLLPVEQKRFGVRLGVDYPTPVVDLFQSAQENESIYNQALYGHSNRAKKKDVRSHRHSSKIQNRPSKI, from the coding sequence ATGGCGACCACAACCCGAATTCTTCTCTGGTTTCGCAATGACCTGCGCCTGCATGACCACCAACCCCTACATCAAGCACTCACTGGACAAGCCACTTCTGCTGTTGAAATCATTCCCCTGTATTGTTTTGACCCACGCCAGTTCGGTCAAACGTCTTTCGGCTTTCCCAAAACAGGGGCTTTTCGAGCAAAATTTTTGCTGGACAGTGTAGCCGATTTACGCCGATCGCTGCAGGCCAGAGGCAGCGATCTGCTGATTCGTCAGGGCCATCCAGAAACCGTGATTCCGCAACTGGTGAAAGACCTGATGATTTCTGCCGTGCATTATCACCGGGAAGTGACTGCCGAAGAATTAGCCGTGGAGAAAGATTTAGAAGTGGCTTTGACTGAACTAGGCGTTCCCTTGCGAGGCTTCTGGGGCCATACGCTGTATCACCCGGATGATTTGCCATTTACGATTCAGGAGTTACCGGAGTTGTTTACGACCTTTCGGAAGCAGGTCGAGCGGGAGGCGACCGTCAAGCCCATTTTCCCGGAGCCTGACAGTCTGCCCAGATTACCGGCGTGCGATCGCGGCTCCCTGCCTGCCCTTACCGACCTGGGCTTAGAACCACCACAAATTGATCATCGCGCTGTTCTGTCCTTTCGGGGAGGAGAAACAGCAGCCCTGGAACGATTGGCCCATTACTTCTGGCAACAGGATCACCTGAAGCTATACAAAGAAACCCGCAACGGTATGTTAGGAGCCGATTACTCCTCCAAATTCTCGCCCTGGCTGGCTTTGGGTTGCCTCTCGCCGCGCTTCATCTATGAACAGGTACAGACCTACGAAGCCACCCGCATCAAAAATGACTCGACCTATTGGCTGATTTTTGAGTTGCTGTGGCGAGATTATTTCCGGTTTATCTGTGCCAAACACGGCAACCGCATCTTTCGTACCTCTGGACTGCAGGGGATTCCCATTCCCTGGAAAGAAGATTGGCCGTTGTTCGATCGCTGGCGACAGGGACTAACAGGCTTTCCGCTGGTCGATGCCAATATGCGCGAATTGGCGGCGACTGGCTTTATGTCTAATCGGGGCCGTCAGAATGTTGCCAGCTTTCTCACGAAAAATCTGGGAATCAACTGGCAGATGGGCGCAGAGTGGTTTGAGTCCCTGCTGATTGATTACGATGTGTGCAGCAATTGGGGTAACTGGAACTATACGGCGGGCGTGGGTAATGATGCGCGAGGCTTCCGATTTTTCAACATCTTGAAGCAGTCCAAGGATTATGATCTCGATGGCCAGTACGTTAAACACTGGCTTCCTGAACTGGCCCACGTTCCAGCCAGTAAAGTCCATGAACCCTGGAAATTGCTTCCTGTCGAACAAAAGCGGTTTGGCGTGCGCCTGGGGGTAGATTATCCGACTCCTGTGGTGGATCTCTTCCAGTCCGCTCAAGAAAATGAATCCATCTACAACCAGGCACTCTACGGTCACTCAAACAGAGCGAAGAAAAAGGACGTTAGATCCCACCGTCACTCATCTAAAATCCAAAATCGCCCATCCAAAATTTAA
- a CDS encoding inorganic phosphate transporter, with protein sequence MLILTCLLAFYLAWNLGANDVANSMGTSVGSKAVTLRQALIIAGVLEFTGAVLFGQNVSETLVTQIVNPEFFGQTPQIFLTGMLAVLVASGLWINLATAFGLPVSSSHAVVGAIAGFGWAAVGFEAVDWPSIRTITLTWILTPLLSGAIAALFYTIIKRFILDQPHPLQQLQEWIPWLSTALFSIFGVIVLPSFSQPIQRFLSQYLGILLPSHTILLGMGAIASMVLTFVLWGQLGQAIGDQGSGIGNREANGEPPWVIRHGSLAEDKEQRTKDEKIQNPESKTQNLSPSPLHPCTPAPLHSLPELLLARFQLLSACFVAFAHGSNDVGNAIAPLAAIVATLQTGTVPIDSIQIPLWVLVLGGTGIVVGLAVWGKRVITTVGENIIALQPSGGMCAELATATTALLASQAGLPVSTSHALVGGVVGVGLAQGWKTVELQTVRTIGLTWIATIPAAIGLGALTFRLFSYWLP encoded by the coding sequence ATGCTAATTCTGACTTGCCTGCTGGCGTTTTACCTGGCCTGGAATCTGGGTGCTAATGATGTCGCCAATTCTATGGGCACCTCGGTGGGGTCGAAAGCCGTTACCCTGCGACAGGCGCTGATCATTGCTGGCGTACTGGAATTCACAGGAGCCGTCCTCTTTGGTCAGAATGTCTCTGAAACGCTAGTCACCCAAATTGTCAATCCCGAATTTTTTGGGCAAACGCCCCAGATTTTTCTCACTGGAATGCTGGCTGTCCTGGTTGCCAGTGGCCTGTGGATCAACTTGGCGACCGCCTTTGGGTTGCCCGTCTCCTCCTCCCATGCTGTGGTCGGCGCGATCGCAGGCTTTGGGTGGGCCGCTGTGGGATTTGAGGCGGTTGATTGGCCATCCATCCGCACCATCACCCTCACCTGGATTCTCACTCCCCTGCTCAGTGGCGCGATCGCGGCTCTCTTTTATACCATCATCAAGCGCTTCATTCTCGACCAACCCCATCCCCTGCAGCAATTGCAAGAATGGATCCCCTGGCTCAGTACCGCCTTGTTCAGCATTTTCGGCGTGATCGTTTTACCCAGCTTTAGCCAGCCTATCCAACGTTTTTTATCTCAGTACCTGGGCATCCTGTTGCCTTCCCACACCATTTTGTTAGGGATGGGAGCGATCGCCAGTATGGTGTTGACCTTTGTTTTATGGGGGCAATTGGGGCAAGCGATCGGCGATCAGGGATCGGGAATCGGGAATCGGGAGGCAAACGGGGAGCCGCCATGGGTCATTCGTCATGGGTCATTGGCAGAGGACAAAGAACAAAGGACAAAGGACGAGAAAATCCAAAATCCAGAATCCAAAACCCAAAATTTATCTCCCTCACCCCTGCACCCCTGCACCCCTGCACCCCTGCACTCCCTCCCCGAACTTCTCCTCGCCCGCTTCCAACTTCTGAGTGCCTGCTTTGTTGCCTTTGCTCATGGGTCTAACGATGTGGGAAATGCGATCGCTCCGCTGGCAGCGATCGTCGCCACCCTGCAAACTGGAACCGTTCCCATCGACTCCATCCAGATTCCGCTTTGGGTCTTAGTGTTAGGTGGAACGGGAATTGTGGTAGGGCTGGCAGTATGGGGCAAGCGAGTCATTACTACTGTTGGAGAAAATATTATTGCCCTGCAACCCAGCGGTGGTATGTGTGCAGAATTGGCGACCGCAACGACCGCACTGCTGGCCTCTCAAGCGGGACTCCCTGTCTCTACGTCCCATGCTTTAGTCGGTGGGGTGGTGGGAGTCGGTTTAGCGCAAGGATGGAAAACGGTAGAGTTACAGACGGTAAGAACGATCGGCCTCACCTGGATTGCTACTATTCCAGCGGCGATCGGGCTGGGCGCACTCACCTTTCGTCTCTTTTCCTATTGGCTTCCTTGA
- a CDS encoding M16 family metallopeptidase: protein MNPKTNPVRQQQVRKRQLVKILVVTLTLLVVPLLLLLLAQVLPAKADTPKHYTDLTFPALPAIQIPDYTRFQLANGMVVYLMEDHELPLVSGTMLIRTGDRWEPADKVGLAEIMATTLRTGGTQKRTGDQINQFLERRAASVETGMGEASGSAGFSTLTENLEKVFDLFAEVVRQPAFPEDKLKLAKTQQRGAIARRNDNPGGIASREFAKLIYGNTSPYARTVEYSTLDNISRSDLVRFYQQYYAPQNVLLGIVGDFDSQQMRKLVEAKFGDWKSAPGVVKKQALPAVTQAQKGNVFLVDQPQLTQSNIQIGHLGGQLNNPDYAALSVMNGVLNGFGGRLFNQVRSREGLAYSVYASWQPNFDYPGVFTAGGQTRSDATVPFVKSVMAEIEKIRTAPVTDKELAYAKDTVLNSFIFNFQDPAQTLSRLLRYEFFGYPKDFIFRYRKGVEATTIADVQRVAKTYLKPEDLVTLVVGNAAQIQPPLTSLGPNVNVTAIDITIPPPKRG from the coding sequence ATGAATCCCAAAACAAACCCGGTTAGGCAACAGCAGGTACGCAAACGGCAACTGGTGAAAATTCTGGTGGTGACACTTACACTGCTGGTGGTGCCGCTGTTGTTGCTATTGCTGGCTCAGGTATTGCCTGCCAAAGCCGATACACCCAAGCATTACACGGATCTCACCTTTCCTGCTCTGCCTGCCATTCAGATCCCGGACTACACCCGGTTTCAGCTTGCCAATGGGATGGTGGTGTATCTTATGGAGGATCACGAATTGCCTCTGGTCAGTGGCACGATGCTGATTCGCACAGGCGATCGCTGGGAACCTGCCGACAAAGTGGGACTGGCAGAAATTATGGCAACGACCCTGCGGACAGGTGGCACCCAGAAACGCACCGGGGATCAGATCAACCAGTTTTTGGAGCGGCGGGCGGCTTCTGTAGAAACGGGAATGGGTGAGGCTTCTGGCAGTGCCGGATTCAGTACTCTGACAGAAAATTTAGAGAAAGTGTTTGATTTGTTTGCGGAAGTGGTGCGCCAGCCTGCCTTTCCCGAAGACAAATTGAAACTGGCAAAGACCCAGCAGCGAGGGGCGATCGCCCGTCGGAATGATAATCCGGGTGGAATTGCCAGTCGCGAGTTTGCCAAACTCATTTACGGCAACACCAGTCCTTACGCCCGCACCGTGGAATATTCCACATTAGACAATATTTCCCGCTCTGACTTGGTGCGCTTTTACCAGCAGTACTACGCACCGCAGAATGTGTTGCTGGGGATTGTGGGAGATTTTGACAGCCAGCAAATGCGGAAACTGGTGGAGGCTAAATTTGGCGATTGGAAGTCTGCGCCAGGAGTAGTTAAAAAACAAGCACTACCTGCAGTCACTCAGGCCCAAAAGGGCAATGTGTTTTTGGTGGATCAGCCCCAATTAACGCAAAGCAATATTCAGATTGGTCATTTGGGTGGCCAGCTTAATAACCCAGATTATGCGGCCCTTTCGGTGATGAATGGGGTGCTGAATGGCTTTGGCGGTCGGTTATTTAATCAGGTGCGATCGCGAGAAGGATTGGCTTATAGCGTATATGCCTCCTGGCAGCCCAACTTTGACTATCCGGGAGTGTTTACCGCCGGGGGCCAAACCCGCTCCGATGCTACGGTTCCCTTCGTGAAAAGTGTAATGGCGGAAATCGAAAAAATCCGCACGGCTCCGGTAACTGACAAAGAACTGGCCTACGCAAAAGATACGGTGCTTAACTCCTTTATCTTTAATTTTCAGGATCCGGCCCAAACTCTGTCTCGGTTGCTGCGTTATGAATTTTTTGGCTATCCCAAGGACTTCATCTTCCGCTATCGCAAAGGTGTAGAAGCCACGACGATCGCAGACGTACAGCGGGTCGCAAAAACTTATTTAAAGCCTGAAGATCTCGTTACTTTAGTCGTTGGCAATGCCGCCCAAATCCAACCGCCATTGACCAGCTTAGGCCCCAATGTGAACGTAACTGCTATTGATATTACAATTCCACCGCCCAAGAGAGGGTAA
- a CDS encoding aromatic ring-hydroxylating dioxygenase subunit alpha yields MGNAVDSVLLNDWYALAKVDELQPGTVVHRQLLDRDIVLWRGEDGSIHAWADRCPHRSVQLSGGQVVQNTLICPYHGMVYNAQGRCIKVPSAPNYVPPPQAQVLTYAVQEQYGLVFVCLGKPANDIPVFPEWEDDRYLKVLSGPHYCHTGGYRAIENFLDVAHFPFLHREILGDPALPVIEDYEVTIAANGVHFDNVRVWQPDPMGTGQGAYVTYRYSALRPLTAYLQKGNPAGECLAILYCVTPVSEEECTGWMWVAVNFMGPDQAEAALAFQDKIFAQDLGNLESHNPKRLPLNPKAEFHVPCDRGSLAYRQWLKQLGITYGVIS; encoded by the coding sequence ATGGGTAACGCAGTGGATTCTGTGCTGCTGAATGACTGGTATGCGCTGGCGAAAGTGGATGAACTGCAGCCAGGAACGGTTGTACACAGGCAGTTACTCGATCGGGATATAGTTCTGTGGCGGGGAGAGGATGGGAGTATTCATGCCTGGGCCGATCGCTGTCCCCATCGCAGTGTGCAGTTGTCTGGTGGGCAGGTGGTTCAGAATACGCTGATCTGTCCCTATCACGGCATGGTGTATAACGCGCAGGGGCGCTGTATCAAGGTGCCTTCTGCCCCCAACTATGTACCACCGCCGCAAGCCCAGGTGCTGACCTATGCAGTACAGGAGCAGTATGGTCTGGTGTTTGTCTGTTTGGGGAAACCTGCAAATGATATTCCCGTGTTTCCAGAATGGGAGGATGATCGCTATCTGAAAGTCCTTTCTGGCCCACATTATTGTCACACAGGGGGCTATCGGGCCATTGAAAACTTTCTGGATGTAGCACACTTCCCATTTCTACATCGAGAGATTTTAGGCGATCCAGCTTTGCCCGTAATTGAGGATTACGAGGTTACGATCGCGGCGAATGGGGTGCATTTCGACAATGTGCGTGTCTGGCAACCAGATCCGATGGGGACTGGGCAGGGAGCTTATGTTACTTACCGTTACTCAGCTCTCCGCCCGCTAACGGCTTACCTGCAAAAGGGCAATCCGGCGGGAGAATGCCTTGCGATTTTGTACTGTGTCACGCCCGTCAGTGAGGAGGAGTGTACCGGTTGGATGTGGGTTGCAGTGAATTTCATGGGACCGGATCAGGCGGAAGCAGCCCTGGCTTTTCAGGACAAAATTTTTGCTCAGGACTTAGGGAATCTAGAATCCCACAATCCTAAACGCTTGCCGCTCAATCCCAAAGCGGAGTTCCATGTACCTTGCGATCGTGGTTCTCTGGCTTATCGTCAATGGCTCAAACAACTGGGCATCACCTATGGAGTGATTTCTTAG
- a CDS encoding glycosyltransferase, giving the protein MMIAVQTLLALLITGGIAFYLACAWFTAQFFRKAETEDHEKIVPGDIKHHPSDLQSPPPGVSILVPVRGLDAGAKENWSSLCTQTYPLYEVLFGVVDLDDPAIPVIQELAIEFPDIVKLFVGLKPRGINHKDSSLSYLLESARYDWIIFVDSDIRVHEDYIYTVTAPLKDEAVGVVTCAFIGYHPKSLGAAIASFGRCFDFIPSLLIARAIDGGLKCAIGTTIATRRDALTSYGGLHMNRIGSDYNLGKRAAQAGYVVELSQYVLESDTGTESIGDVYQRELRWARTIRFNRGPQYYSMIFCFGTVFCLPLLLVTGWANWAIALTIVTYLIRYGQVCLSIVCMKAPNLFRWLWALPLRDLLSFVIWVAGSYGQQVYWRGRKLQVYEDGLIAQLEGDLT; this is encoded by the coding sequence ATGATGATTGCAGTTCAAACCCTGTTGGCTCTCCTGATTACTGGCGGCATTGCCTTTTACCTCGCCTGTGCCTGGTTCACCGCTCAGTTTTTTAGGAAAGCAGAAACTGAAGACCACGAAAAGATTGTTCCTGGGGATATCAAGCATCATCCCTCCGATCTCCAATCCCCTCCCCCTGGGGTTTCGATCCTGGTTCCTGTGCGCGGCCTTGATGCAGGAGCTAAGGAAAACTGGTCATCTCTCTGCACCCAAACCTACCCACTTTACGAAGTGCTGTTTGGCGTGGTGGATTTAGATGATCCAGCCATTCCCGTAATTCAGGAATTGGCCATAGAGTTTCCTGACATAGTGAAGTTATTTGTCGGACTGAAGCCAAGAGGCATTAATCACAAAGACAGCAGCCTCAGTTATCTGCTGGAGTCAGCCAGGTATGACTGGATTATTTTTGTCGATAGCGACATTCGAGTGCATGAGGATTACATTTACACCGTCACTGCCCCTTTAAAAGATGAGGCTGTCGGTGTAGTGACCTGCGCTTTCATTGGCTACCATCCTAAGTCCCTGGGGGCGGCGATCGCCTCCTTTGGCCGCTGTTTTGATTTCATTCCCAGTCTGCTAATTGCGCGGGCGATCGATGGTGGCTTGAAGTGTGCGATAGGAACGACCATTGCCACGCGACGGGATGCGTTAACCAGCTATGGTGGGTTGCACATGAACCGCATTGGGTCAGATTACAACCTGGGCAAACGGGCAGCCCAGGCGGGGTATGTTGTTGAATTATCCCAATACGTCCTGGAATCAGACACTGGCACGGAAAGCATCGGTGATGTTTATCAACGAGAATTGCGCTGGGCACGCACGATTCGCTTTAATCGAGGGCCACAGTACTACAGCATGATTTTTTGCTTTGGCACGGTCTTTTGCCTGCCGCTGTTGCTGGTTACGGGATGGGCTAACTGGGCGATCGCCCTGACGATCGTCACTTACCTGATTCGTTACGGCCAGGTCTGCCTGTCGATCGTGTGCATGAAAGCCCCCAACCTGTTTCGCTGGTTGTGGGCATTGCCACTGCGCGATCTACTCAGCTTTGTGATCTGGGTTGCAGGCTCCTATGGTCAACAGGTTTACTGGCGCGGACGCAAGTTGCAAGTGTACGAAGACGGATTGATTGCACAACTAGAAGGCGATCTGACTTAG